The proteins below are encoded in one region of Paraburkholderia phenazinium:
- a CDS encoding ATP-binding protein gives MNASERWTVRALLRHLLQAAVVCVMLFVAPFALAASLPTDAPAPASGAFPARLVVGMLANGWAPFEAVDDGRLTGLSGDYLRALVGPDVVIETQTYPDMPQLLAALSSGKVDLVMSMARTAEREHSLSFTAPYFRASTSVVVRVDDKAVQDATQLANARIAVEKGFAMDRLLRERFPHAQITAFADTASALRAVAKGDADAYFGFTPSVQYTLANDEFHGLRTGFEDSSRPSELRFAVARNRPVLRDALDRALAAMYPADEAAIRARWLGTSFDPPSDYAPRRVVLTPSEQAWLRLLPLLIGIGVALAVTLRAYLLLQREVRLRKRTERELAAQLNFQQTMMEMVPYPLVAKDLDGRYMAINRAYEVSSGLRREAVLGRTSRDVQAWGLDNSRKLESATREMLRNGERFQLELEFADRNGEMRIGLFWTNLCRDVDGEPSCVLGTVVDITDIRRAEMLARENERRLFDVTRSLPAVVFQLRRDERGRYSFPYIGGNARHLLGGDSDTLAKPGDIDFERVWAADRPRVLAELERSARSETPIHMEFRSEGSDGLRWVRAELVPRREAAGSVVWSGYWVDASAEHARSEELARARDLAEAASRAKDDFLAMMSHEIRTPMNGVLGLVEVLERTQLNADQGEMLGMIHESAGALLQILDDLLDYSKIEAGRLTLEAEPIDMRDLVDNAVGLLAGRAHEKGLKVRVDIAPEVAASLRGDSVRLRQILFNLLGNAIKFTLTGEVDVRVAVAEQTQQTQTLEMSVEDTGIGIEPEVQAALFEPFVQAESSTTRRFGGTGLGLTICRKLIALMGGALYLQSTPGVGTRMTVRVVMPIEAQHYKVSGLRGKRGIVAVSDARVAQALVHFGRALGIELRRVSQGAAELSDPAALTDVELVFLGEELEVPAAVRSRARVVYLTEKPKPTGYRVLDDAVRVSINPISWRGLGAACAASLTGLSTPAPRARESAETAMVPPDRERAIASGRLILVAEDHPVNQELIRHQLALLGFACDVVNDGVEALAALQQTRYGCLITDCHMPNLSGYELARRVRETEEGRLGGSGISHLPILGITANTAPEDLSQCRDAGMDDCLVKPTRLATLREHLSRWFGTEIVRQVASVEAVSTAPAAVAQGQEPVEAFVPVDLAHMTQLWGSESTVKALLDSFVTSVRDDVRALPPLLDHVDVAQLRQWHHRVAGAAGVLQYAPLLAALEQYRSGLGGKSPERLRADGMALVQKCNAMLDGIEEQAALLA, from the coding sequence GTGAACGCGTCAGAGCGCTGGACTGTACGCGCACTATTGCGGCATCTGCTGCAGGCCGCTGTGGTGTGCGTCATGCTCTTCGTCGCGCCGTTCGCGCTTGCGGCCAGTTTGCCGACGGACGCTCCCGCGCCGGCGAGTGGCGCGTTTCCCGCCAGGCTCGTCGTCGGCATGCTCGCAAACGGATGGGCGCCTTTCGAAGCAGTCGACGATGGGCGCCTTACCGGCTTGAGCGGCGATTATTTGCGGGCGCTCGTCGGACCGGACGTCGTCATCGAGACGCAGACCTATCCCGATATGCCGCAACTGCTCGCGGCCCTCTCGTCCGGCAAGGTCGACCTGGTGATGAGCATGGCGCGCACTGCGGAGCGCGAGCACAGTCTCAGCTTTACCGCACCTTATTTCCGGGCCTCAACGTCGGTCGTCGTCAGGGTTGACGACAAGGCCGTGCAAGATGCCACGCAGCTCGCCAACGCCCGGATCGCGGTCGAGAAGGGCTTTGCGATGGACCGGTTGCTGCGCGAGCGTTTTCCGCACGCCCAGATCACCGCGTTCGCAGACACCGCCTCGGCGTTGCGGGCCGTCGCAAAGGGCGATGCGGACGCTTATTTCGGCTTCACCCCGTCGGTTCAGTACACGCTCGCGAATGACGAGTTCCACGGCTTGCGCACCGGTTTCGAGGACAGCAGCAGGCCGAGCGAACTGCGCTTTGCCGTGGCGCGAAATCGTCCCGTCTTGCGCGACGCGTTGGACCGCGCATTGGCCGCCATGTATCCGGCCGACGAGGCCGCCATCCGCGCTCGCTGGTTGGGAACGAGTTTCGATCCGCCATCTGACTACGCCCCGCGGCGTGTCGTGCTGACACCCTCCGAGCAGGCATGGCTGCGTCTGCTGCCTTTGCTGATAGGCATCGGCGTAGCGCTGGCGGTGACCCTGCGCGCCTACCTGCTGCTGCAGCGTGAGGTGCGCTTGCGCAAGCGGACCGAGCGCGAACTGGCGGCACAGCTCAACTTCCAGCAGACGATGATGGAGATGGTGCCTTATCCGCTCGTCGCAAAAGATCTCGACGGACGCTACATGGCGATCAATCGCGCTTACGAGGTGAGTTCAGGCTTGCGGCGCGAGGCGGTGCTGGGACGGACGAGCCGGGATGTGCAGGCGTGGGGACTAGACAATAGCCGCAAGCTGGAAAGCGCGACGCGCGAAATGCTGAGAAATGGCGAGCGTTTCCAGCTTGAGCTTGAGTTTGCGGACCGCAATGGCGAGATGCGGATCGGTCTGTTCTGGACCAACCTATGCCGCGATGTGGATGGCGAGCCTTCCTGCGTGCTCGGCACGGTCGTCGACATCACCGATATCCGGCGCGCCGAGATGCTAGCCCGCGAAAACGAGCGGCGCCTGTTTGACGTGACGCGCTCGTTGCCGGCGGTGGTTTTTCAACTGCGGCGCGACGAGCGCGGCCGCTACTCGTTTCCTTACATCGGCGGCAATGCGCGGCACTTGCTGGGTGGTGACAGCGACACGCTCGCGAAACCCGGTGACATCGATTTCGAGCGCGTGTGGGCGGCAGACCGGCCGCGCGTGCTGGCTGAACTCGAGCGCTCGGCGCGCTCCGAGACCCCGATTCACATGGAGTTTCGCTCTGAAGGCTCCGACGGTCTGCGGTGGGTGCGCGCCGAACTGGTGCCGCGTCGTGAAGCAGCGGGCAGCGTGGTGTGGAGCGGATACTGGGTCGATGCGAGCGCGGAGCACGCGCGTTCGGAGGAACTTGCACGGGCCCGCGATCTCGCCGAGGCCGCCTCGCGTGCCAAGGACGATTTTCTGGCGATGATGAGCCACGAAATCCGTACGCCGATGAACGGCGTGCTAGGCCTCGTCGAAGTGCTCGAACGTACGCAGCTGAATGCCGACCAGGGCGAAATGCTGGGCATGATCCATGAGTCCGCCGGCGCATTGCTGCAGATCCTGGACGACCTGCTCGACTATTCGAAGATCGAAGCCGGCCGTTTGACCCTCGAGGCGGAACCGATCGACATGCGCGATCTGGTGGACAACGCTGTGGGGTTGCTCGCTGGACGCGCGCACGAAAAGGGCCTCAAGGTGCGCGTCGATATAGCGCCCGAAGTTGCGGCCAGTTTGCGCGGCGACAGCGTGCGTTTGCGTCAGATCCTGTTCAACCTGCTTGGCAATGCGATCAAATTCACGCTGACGGGCGAGGTTGACGTGCGCGTCGCCGTCGCGGAGCAGACACAACAGACCCAGACGCTCGAGATGAGCGTGGAAGATACAGGAATCGGTATCGAGCCAGAGGTTCAGGCGGCCTTGTTCGAACCGTTCGTGCAGGCTGAATCGTCGACAACACGGCGCTTCGGCGGCACAGGACTTGGCCTGACCATCTGCCGCAAGCTCATTGCGCTGATGGGCGGCGCGCTCTACCTGCAGAGCACGCCCGGGGTAGGCACCCGCATGACCGTGCGCGTGGTGATGCCCATCGAGGCGCAGCACTATAAGGTCAGTGGTTTGCGCGGCAAGCGAGGAATCGTCGCCGTCTCCGACGCACGTGTCGCACAGGCGCTGGTGCACTTTGGCCGGGCGCTCGGCATCGAGTTGCGGCGGGTCAGTCAGGGTGCCGCAGAGTTGAGCGACCCGGCAGCGCTCACCGACGTCGAACTGGTGTTCCTCGGCGAGGAGCTGGAAGTGCCCGCCGCCGTGCGCTCACGTGCGCGCGTCGTCTATCTGACAGAAAAGCCCAAGCCTACCGGATACCGCGTTCTGGACGACGCGGTGCGCGTGAGTATCAATCCCATCTCCTGGCGCGGGCTCGGTGCAGCATGCGCCGCTTCACTCACGGGATTGTCGACTCCCGCACCGCGCGCGCGGGAGTCTGCGGAAACGGCGATGGTGCCTCCCGACAGGGAACGCGCCATCGCGAGCGGCCGGCTGATTCTTGTGGCGGAAGACCATCCGGTGAATCAGGAACTGATCCGTCATCAACTGGCCTTGCTCGGATTTGCCTGCGACGTGGTGAACGATGGCGTGGAAGCACTCGCCGCGCTGCAACAGACCCGCTACGGATGCCTGATCACCGACTGTCACATGCCGAACCTGTCCGGCTACGAACTTGCACGGCGTGTGCGTGAAACTGAAGAGGGCCGTCTCGGCGGCAGTGGCATATCGCATCTGCCCATTCTCGGCATCACAGCCAACACTGCGCCTGAGGATCTGAGTCAATGCCGCGACGCCGGCATGGACGATTGCCTCGTGAAGCCGACCCGTCTCGCGACGTTGCGCGAACATCTGAGCCGCTGGTTCGGTACAGAGATTGTGCGTCAAGTTGCGTCGGTCGAAGCGGTCAGTACCGCACCGGCCGCCGTGGCCCAAGGTCAGGAGCCTGTCGAGGCGTTTGTGCCTGTGGATCTCGCTCACATGACGCAGTTGTGGGGCAGCGAGTCAACGGTGAAGGCGCTGCTCGACTCGTTTGTGACATCTGTGCGCGACGACGTTCGCGCTTTGCCGCCGTTGCTCGATCATGTGGATGTCGCTCAGTTGCGTCAATGGCATCACCGGGTTGCCGGCGCTGCGGGCGTCTTGCAGTACGCGCCGTTGCTCGCCGCGTTGGAGCAATACCGAAGCGGCCTTGGCGGCAAATCGCCGGAGCGGCTGCGCGCAGATGGCATGGCGCTCGTCCAGAAATGCAACGCCATGCTCGATGGCATCGAAGAGCAGGCCGCTTTGCTCGCATAG
- a CDS encoding CHRD domain-containing protein, producing the protein MNAIRKLSLGVVFWALASGIAFADTVALKADLEPSSEVPPRVSHAHGMLDATFDTSTKALQWTVTYADLSSPISAAHFHGPAPVGQNAKIQIPIDKSALASPIKGSATLTDQQVTDLMAGQWYFNIHTAQNPMGEIRGQVRPSN; encoded by the coding sequence ATGAATGCAATTCGGAAACTCAGTCTGGGCGTTGTTTTTTGGGCACTGGCGTCGGGGATCGCCTTCGCAGACACGGTGGCGCTGAAGGCGGATCTCGAGCCGTCGAGCGAAGTCCCGCCGCGCGTCAGCCACGCACACGGCATGCTTGACGCCACCTTCGATACGTCCACCAAGGCGTTGCAGTGGACGGTCACCTATGCGGATCTGTCGAGTCCCATCTCGGCCGCACACTTTCACGGCCCAGCACCGGTCGGGCAGAACGCAAAAATTCAGATCCCGATCGACAAGAGCGCGCTTGCCAGTCCGATCAAGGGCTCCGCCACGTTGACGGACCAGCAGGTGACCGACCTGATGGCCGGTCAGTGGTACTTCAATATCCACACCGCGCAGAACCCGATGGGTGAGATTCGCGGTCAGGTACGACCTTCCAACTAG
- a CDS encoding alpha/beta hydrolase, giving the protein MSWQSALACWYLRRQFRPATLKTEISVEGARALTAKRAWSPKVPAGWRLLEQYGPGETLRGEWFEPAAGSGETAGAVDTPTILYLHGGGYYFCSPRSHRSIVFGLATRSGAPAFSLDYRLAPEARFPAALDDALAAYRLLLASGRPAESIVIAGDSAGGGLALATLVALRDAGDPLPAGGVLFSPWTDLAASGASIRINDGADPMFSGPAIGRAAKLYLGDTPATHPYASPVYADLHGLPPLFIQAGSTEVLLDDSRRVAENARSEGVPVELQVWPNMPHVWQIFTPFIPEARRALDGAAAFVREVAGPRSAQPSSAMSMV; this is encoded by the coding sequence ATGAGTTGGCAAAGTGCGCTCGCGTGCTGGTACCTGCGCCGGCAGTTTCGACCGGCCACATTAAAGACCGAGATCAGCGTCGAGGGTGCGCGTGCTCTTACGGCGAAACGTGCCTGGTCGCCGAAAGTGCCTGCGGGCTGGCGCTTACTGGAACAATACGGCCCCGGCGAAACGTTGCGAGGCGAGTGGTTCGAGCCGGCCGCCGGCAGCGGCGAGACAGCCGGCGCTGTCGATACCCCCACCATTCTCTATCTGCACGGCGGCGGTTATTACTTCTGCTCGCCGCGTTCCCATCGCTCGATTGTGTTCGGCCTGGCGACACGCTCGGGTGCACCGGCGTTTTCGCTCGACTATCGGCTCGCGCCTGAAGCACGCTTTCCCGCTGCTCTCGACGATGCGTTGGCCGCCTATCGGCTACTGCTTGCGAGCGGCAGGCCGGCGGAATCGATTGTGATTGCGGGTGATTCAGCAGGCGGCGGCCTGGCTCTCGCTACGCTGGTTGCTTTACGCGACGCCGGTGATCCTTTGCCGGCAGGCGGCGTGCTGTTTTCGCCGTGGACCGATCTGGCCGCGAGCGGCGCGTCGATCCGCATCAACGATGGGGCCGATCCGATGTTCAGCGGTCCTGCGATCGGCCGGGCTGCAAAGCTATACCTTGGCGATACGCCTGCGACGCATCCGTATGCCTCGCCGGTCTATGCCGATCTGCACGGCCTGCCGCCGCTTTTCATTCAGGCCGGCAGCACGGAAGTGTTGCTGGACGACTCGCGACGGGTAGCCGAGAACGCACGCAGCGAGGGTGTGCCTGTCGAGTTGCAGGTGTGGCCGAACATGCCGCACGTCTGGCAGATCTTCACGCCTTTCATTCCCGAGGCCCGCCGCGCGCTCGACGGCGCCGCTGCCTTTGTGCGCGAGGTAGCGGGCCCGCGCAGCGCTCAACCGTCGAGCGCGATGTCGATGGTCTGA
- a CDS encoding EcsC family protein, protein MESTSLAEQSLSAEDLRALRRAKHELESPALAMKLASIVGAPLEKLLSRMPAIANEKVNDATQLALRKCLQLALRTLGRHDPDAPPLAIPDRPSNLLHKFAVATTGAAGGAFGLFALPVELPVTTTLMFRSICDIARSEGEDLSSIDAQLQCLTVLGMGGTSKADDDADYGYFIMRGALAQAVSKASAEIATKGFTSHGSTALLRLLNTIASRFSVQVSEQIAAKSIPAIGAVLGAMVNTVFMDHFQLVAHGHFTVRRLERQYGPELVKTAYQTIDIALDG, encoded by the coding sequence ATGGAGTCCACTTCGCTCGCCGAACAGAGCTTGTCCGCCGAGGATCTGCGCGCGCTACGACGCGCGAAACACGAGCTGGAAAGCCCGGCGCTGGCGATGAAACTGGCCAGCATCGTCGGGGCGCCGCTCGAAAAGCTCCTGTCGCGGATGCCGGCCATCGCCAACGAGAAGGTGAACGATGCAACCCAGCTCGCGTTACGCAAGTGCCTGCAGCTCGCTCTACGCACGCTCGGGCGGCACGACCCCGACGCGCCGCCGCTTGCGATTCCCGACCGGCCGAGCAATCTGCTGCACAAGTTCGCGGTGGCGACAACCGGCGCGGCCGGCGGCGCGTTCGGGCTGTTCGCGTTGCCGGTGGAATTGCCGGTCACAACCACATTGATGTTCCGCTCGATCTGCGATATTGCGCGTAGCGAAGGCGAAGACCTCTCGTCAATCGACGCGCAGTTGCAATGTCTGACGGTGCTGGGGATGGGCGGCACGTCGAAAGCCGACGACGACGCCGACTACGGCTACTTCATCATGCGCGGCGCGCTGGCGCAGGCGGTCTCGAAGGCGTCGGCGGAGATCGCGACCAAAGGCTTCACCTCACACGGATCGACGGCGCTGTTGCGCCTGCTCAATACGATCGCGTCGCGCTTTTCCGTGCAGGTCAGCGAACAGATCGCCGCCAAGTCGATTCCGGCGATCGGCGCTGTGCTGGGTGCGATGGTCAACACTGTCTTCATGGACCACTTCCAGCTGGTCGCGCACGGCCATTTCACCGTGCGGCGGCTCGAGCGGCAATATGGACCGGAACTCGTGAAGACCGCCTATCAGACCATCGACATCGCGCTCGACGGTTGA